A region from the Vicia villosa cultivar HV-30 ecotype Madison, WI linkage group LG3, Vvil1.0, whole genome shotgun sequence genome encodes:
- the LOC131660102 gene encoding leucine-rich repeat receptor-like serine/threonine-protein kinase SKM1, whose product MAKETPTMFSKLLVFICLFMFMLNFHLSHGEQQEFELLLSFKSSIHYDPHNFLSSWVNTSSNTICKWHGITCDNWSHVNTVSLSGKNISGEVSPSMFQLAHVTNLDLSNNQLVGEVVFNAPFLSSLLYLNLSNNNFTGPLPQSLFSSPFINLETLDLSNNMFSGRIPDQIGLLSSLTYLDLGGNVLVGKIPNSITNMTSLESLTLASNQLVGEIPTEISLMKRLKLIYLGYNNLSGEIPKNIGNLLSLNQLDLVYNNLSGPIPESLGNLTNLRYLFLYVNKLTGPIPKSIFKLKNLISLDLSDNYLSGEIPNLVVNLQKLEILQLFSNNFTGAIPNTITSLPHLQVLQLWSNKLSGEIPQTLGLHNNLAILDLSSNNLTGKIPNSLCASENFHKLILFSNSLNGEIPKGLTSCKTLQRVRLQNNNLSGKLPMEITQLPQIYLLDISGNKLSGRINDRKWKMPSLQMLNLANNNFTGELPNSFGSNKLEGLDFSQNQLSGNIQIHFRKLPELVQLKLNNNNLIGKIPEEIFQCKNLVSLDLSHNHLSGEIPAKLAEMPVLGLLDLSVNQFSGEIPKNLGSVESLVDVNISYNNFHGSLPSTEAFFAINASSVAGNKLCYRDGDVDGNGVVSNGLPLCKSDNPINSITLLVLVCFVLTGFVALSGAVIFVIFVRRRKKSFEVRKVVENEDGSWEVIFFDHKASKSINIEDVLSSVKEGKVISKGRNWVSYEGKCISNDMQFMVKEISDTNSVSVSFWDETVTFGKKVKHSNIVKLIGMFRCGKKGYLVYEFEDGKSLSEIMHSLSWQKRIKIALDIAKAIKFLHCECLLVGLVSEVLTEIVFINVKDVPRLKLNPPGIGMSFISIKGSVASSYVASEEKMGKEVSEKCEIYGFGVMLIELLTGRTSDDIEAVQKTNNIVEWARYCYTDCHLDTWIDPVLMKGGDVSTYQNDIVETMNLALHCTAGDPTTRPCARDVVEILETVQCNRITFC is encoded by the exons ATGGCCAAAGAAACCCCAACAATGTTTTCGAAGTTACTCGTGTTTATTTGCCTTTTCATGTTCATGCTCAACTTCCACTTATCCCATGGAGAACAACAAGAGTTTGAGCTACTTTTATCCTTCAAGTCATCCATCCACTATGATCCTCATAACTTTCTCTCCAGCTGGGTCAATACTTCCTCAAACACTATTTGCAAATGGCACGGGATAACCTGCGACAACTGGTCGCACGTTAACACCGTGTCACTCTCAGGTAAAAACATCTCCGGTGAGGTTTCCCCGTCCATGTTTCAACTTGCACATGTTACAAACCTTGACCTCTCCAACAATCAGCTTGTTGGAGAAGTCGTCTTCAACGCTCCCTtcctctcttcacttctttaCCTCAACCTCAGCAACAACAACTTCACTGGCCCTTTACCTCAATCCTTATTTTCATCACCGTTTATCAACCTCGAAACTCTTGATCTCTCAAACAACATGTTTTCAGGCAGAATACCAGACCAAATTGGATTACTTTCAAGCTTAACATACCTTGACCTAGGTGGCAATGTTTTGGTTGGAAAAATTCCAAATTCCATCACCAACATGACAAGTTTAGAGTCCTTAACTTTAGCTTCAAACCAATTAGTTGGTGAGATTCCAACAGAGATAAGCTTAATGAAGAGATTGAAACTGATTTACTTGGGATACAACAATCTTTCAGGTGAGATTCCAAAGAACATTGGAAACTTACTTTCTTTGAATCAACTTGATCTTGTTTACAACAATCTCTCTGGACCAATTCCTGAATCACTTGGAAACCTCACCAACCTTCGATATCTCTTTCTCTACGTAAACAAACTCACTGGTCCAATACCCAAATCCATATTCAAATTGAAGAATCTTATTTCACTTGATCTCAGTGATAATTATCTTTCCGGAGAGATTCCAAACCTTGTTGTTAACCTTCAGAAACTAGAGATTCTTCAACTTTTCTCAAACAACTTCACCGGTGCCATTCCAAACACAATAACATCATTACCTCACCTTCAAGTTCTTCAACTCTGGTCAAACAAGCTATCCGGTGAAATTCCACAAACACTTGGATTACACAACAACCTCGCAATTCTTGACCTCTCTTCAAACAACCTCACAGGCAAAATCCCAAACAGTTTATGCGCGTCTGAAAATTTTCACAAACTTATCCTCTTTTCAAACTCTCTCAATGGAGAAATCCCAAAGGGTTTAACCTCGTGCAAAACCTTGCAAAGAGTGAGACTCCAAAACAACAATTTGTCAGGGAAATTACCAATGGAAATCACACAATTGCCTCAGATATACTTGCTCGATATCTCCGGAAACAAACTCTCCGGAAGAATCAATGACAGAAAGTGGAAAATGCCATCGCTTCAAATGCTCAATTTGGCTAACAACAATTTCACCGGAGAATTACCAAACTCTTTCGGGAGTAACAAACTCGAAGGATTGGATTTCTCACAGAATCAACTTTCCGGTAACATTCAAATTCATTTCAGAAAATTACCAGAGCTTGTTCAATTGAAACTCAACAATAACAACCTCATCGGAAAAATCCCTGAAGAAATCTTTCAATGCAAGAATCTTGTTTCTTTAGATTTAAGTCATAATCATCTCAGCGGCGAGATTCCGGCGAAACTCGCCGAGATGCCGGTTCTCGGATTACTCGACTTATCGGTGAATCAATTTTCCGGCGAGATTCCAAAGAATTTAGGAAGCGTTGAATCGCTGGTTGATGTTAACATTTCGTATAACAACTTTCATGGAAGTTTACCTTCCACTGAAGCTTTCTTCGCAATCAACGCGAGTTCAGTCGCCGGTAACAAACTCTGTTACCGTGACGGTGACGTTGACGGTAACGGTGTTGTTTCTAACGGTTTGCCACTATGCAAAAGTGATAATCCGATAAATTCAATAACGCTGTTAGTTTTGGTTTGTTTTGTATTAACGGGTTTTGTTGCGTTAAGTGGTGCTGTGATTTTCGTGATTTTCGTGCGGAGAAGGAAGAAGAGTTTCGAGGTACGAAAAGTGGTTGAAAATGAAGATGGTTCTTGGGAagtgattttctttgatcataaAGCATCGAAATCGATTAACATTGAAGATGTTTTATCGTCTGTTAAAGAAGGAAAAGTGATTTCCAAAGGACGAAACTGGGTTTCGTACGAAGGGAAGTGTATATCCAATGATATGCAATTCATGGTGAAAGAAATAAGTGACACGAATTCTGTTTCGGTTAGTTTCTGGGACGAAACGGTAACGTTTGGGAAAAAGGTTAAGCATTCTAATATAGTTAAGCTTATTGGAATGTTTAGGTGTGGTAAAAAAGGGTATTTGGTTTATGAATTTGAAGATGGGAAGAGTTTAAGTGAAATTATGCATAGTTTGAGCTGGCAAAAGCGAATTAAAATCGCTTTGGATATTGCGAAAGCGATTAAATTCTTGCATTGTGAATGTTTATTGGTTGGGTTGGTTAGTGAAGTGTTGACGGAGATAGTTTTTATTAACGTAAAAGATGTTCCTCGCCTTAAACTCAACCCTCCTGGGATAGGAATGTCGTTTATCAGCATTAAAGGTTCTGTTGCTTCATCTTACGTCGCTTCAG AGGAAAAGATGGGAAAAGAAGTGTCCGAGAAGTGTGAGATATATGGTTTTGGAGTTATGTTGATTGAGTTATTAACGGGAAGAACTTCCGACGATATAGAAGCAGTTCAAAAAACGAACAATATTGTTGAGTGGGCCCGTTATTGTTACACTGACTGTCATCTTGACACGTGGATAGATCCTGTTCTGATGAAGGGTGGAGATGTATCGACATATCAAAACGATATTGTTGAGACTATGAATCTTGCCCTGCACTGTACCGCAGGTGATCCCACCACGAGGCCATGCGCAAGAGATGTAGTTGAAATCCTAGAAACAGTTCAATGTAACAGAATCACTTTTTGCTGA